The following are from one region of the Rhodopirellula sp. P2 genome:
- a CDS encoding 5-(carboxyamino)imidazole ribonucleotide synthase produces the protein MSDSQASKIDPASGSEHVILPGATIGMVGGGQLGRMFAMAAARMGYRVGVFCGSSDEPAAEVAAFTVCGPLSDHSAIEAFAKRCDVITLEFENIPADTIAVCSKHAPTYPDASVLAMAQDRWIEKTTLREAGIPVAGFEPVHDRESAIAAGESLGWPIIVKTCRSGYDGKGQHRLNSPGEAALVQWEGAESGDDGQPPWVAEALVPFEREASVIVARTLDQRVQTFPVFENDHQNHILDETKLPADVSPEMQLQAREIATRVAEHLGLVGLLCVELFVTADELIVNEVAPRPHNSGHVTIEACATSQFEQHVRAICGLPLGDTSMVVPAASMLNLLGDIWEAAEARQTLPNWGACLDTPGVALHLYGKHAARAGRKMGHLSAVGSDLADVSERLRLARERLLSDRG, from the coding sequence ATGAGCGACAGTCAAGCATCCAAAATCGATCCAGCATCTGGTTCCGAGCACGTCATCCTTCCCGGAGCCACGATCGGCATGGTTGGTGGCGGTCAGTTGGGGCGAATGTTCGCCATGGCCGCGGCTCGAATGGGATATCGGGTGGGCGTCTTCTGCGGCAGCAGCGATGAGCCGGCCGCCGAGGTGGCCGCGTTCACGGTTTGCGGGCCACTGTCAGATCATTCCGCGATCGAAGCATTCGCGAAACGATGCGATGTGATCACGTTGGAGTTTGAAAACATTCCCGCGGACACCATCGCGGTGTGCAGCAAGCACGCACCGACGTACCCGGATGCCTCGGTGTTGGCGATGGCACAGGACCGATGGATCGAGAAAACGACCCTGCGTGAAGCTGGGATTCCGGTCGCTGGGTTTGAGCCCGTGCATGACCGAGAATCCGCCATCGCTGCGGGGGAGTCGTTGGGATGGCCGATCATCGTCAAGACGTGCCGCAGCGGTTACGACGGCAAAGGTCAGCATCGTTTGAATTCACCCGGCGAGGCCGCGTTGGTCCAGTGGGAGGGAGCCGAAAGTGGTGACGATGGCCAGCCGCCGTGGGTCGCGGAGGCGTTGGTTCCGTTTGAACGAGAGGCCTCGGTGATCGTGGCGCGGACGCTCGATCAGCGAGTCCAGACGTTTCCGGTGTTTGAAAACGACCATCAGAACCACATCCTCGACGAGACCAAACTGCCCGCTGATGTTTCCCCGGAGATGCAATTGCAGGCACGGGAAATCGCGACGCGGGTGGCGGAGCACTTGGGATTGGTGGGATTGCTGTGTGTGGAATTGTTCGTGACTGCCGACGAATTGATCGTCAATGAAGTCGCGCCGAGGCCGCACAATTCGGGGCACGTGACGATCGAAGCCTGTGCGACCAGCCAGTTTGAGCAGCACGTGCGAGCGATCTGCGGGCTGCCGTTGGGGGACACCTCGATGGTGGTTCCTGCGGCCAGCATGTTGAATCTGCTGGGCGACATTTGGGAGGCCGCTGAGGCTCGCCAGACGCTACCAAACTGGGGGGCGTGTCTCGATACACCCGGTGTGGCGTTGCATCTGTATGGCAAGCACGCCGCGAGAGCTGGTCGGAAAATGGGGCATTTGTCTGCCGTTGGGAGCGATTTGGCGGACGTGTCGGAGCGTTTGCGGTTGGCTCGCGAGCGATTGCTGAGCGACCGCGGTTGA